The genomic stretch GGTGGGTATATATAATGGAAAATAAAAGAATAAATTTAGTTACCGAAATCAGTTTATTAAAAGATATCTTCTATACTTTAGATGAGATAATTGAGCAAAAAGAAGAGGAACTGCAATACTTAACAGATATCGCTAATCACAGTAATAACTCGGATGGTTTTCATGAAGATGATGATTACAATCGATTTATCCAAAGAACTTGGTACGATATCCGGGAACTACTTAAAGATCAAATGACATCTGTTGATTTTGAAATTTGGATTGAACATTTAACCATACAAGCAATAGTAGAAAACAAAGCCTTTATTAACGTTCCGAATCAATTTGCTGTCCACTGGATTCGTAGACAATTTGCTCGGTTGATAACTGATAATTTTTCAACCATCCTTCATGATGATATCGAAGTTAAATTATTATGTGAGGATGCAGGTTAATAGGTATAGATAAATCACAATACAAAAAGCCACTAACTTGCATTAGTGGCTTTTTGTATTGCTTTCTCGACAAGGAAGGCAACGATCTTCTGTTGTACCTCTCTCACTTTCTCCTCATCGATTTCGTCATTGCTTGGGTGATAGACGAATTCTAGTTGCTTTGCCAATCTTAATCACCTCATGACAATGTATGAGGTGATATGGTTGTCCTATGACGAGCTAAGGTGAATTATTCTTTATCTAAGTCAAGGAAAAATCGAACAAAATCACGTCCGAACTTAGACATCTCTAAGTTCTCCTTGGACTTCAATTTCGGCTCTTTTAGCTTAGGTAACGACCCTTTATATCTTGGATTTGTCAGTTTGTCTAGGTAAGTATGTAATTCCTTGAATTTCTTCACAATCTCATCAAGGTCATCTGTTATATTTAAATCAGTTTTTGTTGTAAGTAGTCCAATACGAAGTAAATTTCTTCTAACTGATTCATATTGCTCGTAGCTAATTCCATGCCTTTCCATTACATCATGAAACGTTTCTCGGGCTTCTTGATCAAATATAAAACGCGAGGAGTACATCAGCCTTAAAACGGAAATATCGACCATTCTGAGCTCTTTGAGCACATCATAATATGTGAGGATGAAATCATCGGATACCTGTTCATGTTCTGTGATGTTAACAAACCCATTTACCATATATTGAATCTTGTCTTCTTGTTGTTCGTCAATAACGTAATCCATTACAAAATTAAACAGTTGATCAATTTTTTCTTTCTGTTGATCCGTTTTATGCTCTAAATTAACCCTAATTTCTTCTATTTTTGAATGAAGTTCTTCGGTGAAAGTTCTTATGTTTCTTTCGAATCGAGCTCGTTTATACCCCTGCACTGCTCCTGAAACCCCAGGAATAAGCGAACTTGCTGAATCAACAAGCATATCGCCTACAATGCTTGTTATGGATTCTTTAGCAATGTCTGCTGCCGTATCACTGCCAACGGTTAAGACTGTTTCAAGCGCAAGTCCTTTCCCGGATTCTTTTAAATCTTTTCTTTTATCACGATTCAAAGCACTCTCTCCTCAAGATTTTGTTAATAGCAATGCCAAAAGGGAGCATTCTAGCTCCCTATGGATTTATTTTACCATCCAAAACGTATTGTTTCTTACCGTTTTGTTTGATAAGATATTTTTAGTTTACATTTTACATGTCGTTAGTTTCTGCAAAAAACTAACATTCGAGTAGGGCTTTTTAAAAGTCCTACTTTTCTTTTCGTACGCCTTTAAAAGGCTTTGGGCTACTTGTTTTCTGGTCCATAAATCTTCCGGTTTCTGCATCTCTTTTAACCCAATTTCCGTTTGGTCCTTTAAACTGTGATCGTTCTTTTACTGCTCCAATACGACCATTACCTGGTTGTCCATTCTTAGCCACAATTGATTCCCCCTTATTGATAAATATAACGGATAGTAAAGTCAGGATCGATTTGGTATCCGAAGTTTACGGCAAATCGATTGCTATTTTGCAAATGTGCCACTTGTTCAGCAATTTCTCTTTTTTGTTCATCAATACCTTTAGTTTCATTTTGATCGATTTG from Falsibacillus pallidus encodes the following:
- a CDS encoding DnaA N-terminal domain-containing protein, with amino-acid sequence MENKRINLVTEISLLKDIFYTLDEIIEQKEEELQYLTDIANHSNNSDGFHEDDDYNRFIQRTWYDIRELLKDQMTSVDFEIWIEHLTIQAIVENKAFINVPNQFAVHWIRRQFARLITDNFSTILHDDIEVKLLCEDAG